The Actinoplanes sp. N902-109 genomic interval GGACGGGCCGTCGTTCGCGCCGTTGCGGGAGGTGCGCCATGACCGGTTCCTCGACGTGCCGGAGCCGCGCCGTGCCGTCCTGGAGGAAGCCGTCGCGCAGGCACGGGCCGTGCGCATCCTCGTCCGCGACGGTTAGAGTTCGGATCATGGGTGTGGTTGCCGAACTGATCCTGATCCGGCACGGACAGAGCGCCTCGAACGTGGCCTTCCCCCGGGCGAACGCGGCCGGGCTGGTCGAGTCCGGGCTGACCGGGCGCGACACCGACGTCGAACTCACCGGCCTCGGCGTCCGCCAGGCGCAGGCCGTCGGCCGGTGGCTCGCCGCGCTGCCCGCCGACCTGGTGCCGCAGGTCGCGATCACCTCGCCGTACCTGCGGGCCCGGGAGACCTGGCGGATCGCCGCCGAGACGTCCGGGCTGGAGCTGCCGCCACCGCGGACCGATGACCGGCTGGTCGACCGGCTGCTGGGCGATCTGGAGATGCTGACCGAGGCGGCGATCCGGGAGCGTTTCCCCGACGAGCCGGGCCGGCACCGCGAGGCGGGCGACTTCCGCTACCGGCCGCCCAACGGCGAGACGTTCTCGGACATCGCGGTACGCCTCGAGTCGTTCCTCGCCGATCTGAACACCACCTGGGCCGGCCGGCGCGTCGTGGTGGTGGCCCACGACTCGGTGGTCCTGATGATGCGCGCCGTCATCGAGCACCTGGACCTGGACGCCGTCGCCGCGATCAACCAGGCGGGCAGCGTGCCAAACGCCTCCATCACCCGCTTCGACGGCAGTTCCGGTGAACTGGTCCTCGACCGCTACACCTCGGTCGATCACCTGTCGGAGGTCTGATCGAGCGACAGCTGCCACAGCCGGGCCGCCTTCACCGGGTCCAAGGCGTAGCCGGCGACGCCACGGCGGATACCCGGGGTGTACGGCTCCGCCTCCTGGCAGTCCTCGAAGTACCTCCCCGTCACGCCCTCGACCAGCGGTGACGCGGCGAGCAGCACGGACGTGGCGGCGCCCTGCCCGACGTCCTTGACGGACACGCCGGTGCGCCCGGCGGGGTCGAACGAGGCCGGCGGCGCCACCAGGTGCCGGCTCAGGTTGGTCGCGGCGATCCGGCCCGGGTTGAGCGCGTTGACCGCGATGTGGTCGGGCGCCCAGCGCTTGGCGGCCTCGACGGCGAAGAGGATGTTGGCCGTCTTCGACTGGCTGTAGGCGGCCCACGGGTCGTACGGGTGGCGCTCGAAGTTCACGTCGTCGAACAGCACCTCGCCGTTGACATGCCCGACCGAACTCACCGACACGACCCGCGCGTTCCCGGCTGCGGCGAGGGCGTCATGCAGGCCGAGTGCCAGCGCGAAGTGGCCGAGATGGTTGGTGGCGAACTGCAGTTCCCACCCCTGGCTGGTACGGGTCTCGGGCGTCGCCATCACACCGGCGTTGTTCACGAGGATGTGCAGCGGCCCGGTCCACGCCGCCACAAACCGGCGCACCGATGCGGGGTCGGCCAGATCCAGCTCCGCCGCCAGGATGCGCCCCCGCCGCCTGGTGGTGACCTGCCCGCCGGTGGCCGGGTCGCGGACCGCGATGGTGACGTCAGCGCCCGCGTCGGCCAGGGCACGGGCGGTGGCGGCGCCGATGCCGGAGGAGCCGCCGGTGACGATCGCCCGGCGGCCGGTGAGGTCGACGCCCGCGATGACGTCGGCCGCAGTCGATGTCGCCCCGAACGGTGTGGTGATGCGCGCGGACATGAGTTGCTCCCTTGATATCGTCTAACCGGACCTCGGTCCGGATAACTCGACGATAACCGGACCGCGGTCCGCTTGCCCAGGGGGGGTGCCGTGCGCGCCGACGCTCAGGAGAATCACGACCGGGTGCTCGACGTGGCCGCCCGGACGTTCGCACGGGAAGGCACCGGCGCGTCGCTCAAGGCGATCGCCCGCGAGGCCGGCGTCGGCATCGGCACGGTGTACCGCCGTTTCCCGACCCGGGAGGCCCTGGTCGAGGCGGTCTACCGGCAGGACGTCGACCGGTTGTGCGCCGCCGCCGCCGAGCTGGCCGAGGCGCAACCCGGAGCCGCGGCGCTGCGCGAGTGGATGGAACGATTCGTCGACTTCATGGCGGCCAAGCGGGGCCTGGGGGAGACGCTGCGGGCGGCGCTGACCTCCGAAGCGGACCGTCAGCACACCCGTGACCAGCTGCGCGCCGCCATTGCCGCGTTGCTCGCCGCCGGGGTGACCAGGGGCGGCGTCCGTCCGGGCATCGAACCCGGTGACCTGCTGATGTCCCTCGGTGGCATCACCCTGATCGCCGCCGAGGAACACCAGCGCGACCTGGCCTCCCGGCTGCTCGACCTGCTGATGGTCGGCTGCCTCCGCGCCCCCGAGCCCCACTGACCGCCCAAAGACCGCGCCACGGCAAGACGCCGTGAGTCGGCCCTGCAGCGCAGCGCCGCGAGTGAGCGCCACGGCGCAGCGCCGGGGGCGGGCGCCGCAGCAAAGCGCCGGGAGGGCCTTTGTCTCGGCAAGCGGTCGGGGCAGCGGGAGCGAATGCCGGCGTTCACCAGACCAGAGCCACCGCCAGTGCCGCGATGACAATGCTCGACACCAGCGCGGTGGCCACCCGGGCACGGGCGCCGGTCAGCAGCCGGCCGGCCGCCGCGCCCGAGACGGCGACCAGCAGTTGCCAGCTCGCCGAGGCCAGGAAGGCGCCTGCCACGAACCAGCCGCCGCCGCCCGTTCCGCCCCGGCCGAGCACCAGCGCGGCGAAGTAGACCACGGTGGCCGGGTTGAGCAGGGTCAGTCCGAGGATGCCCAGGTAGGCGGCGGCCGGTGTGGCCGGCCTCGCTTCCCGGGACGTCGGTGCGGAAGACAGGGCAGCCCACGCCGTACGGGCAGCCAGGACCAGGAGCACGACGGCGCCGCACCAGCGCAGCGGGGTGGCGATCGGGGCGATGACCCCGGCGACGGCGGCTCCGCCCAGGACGGCGATGGTGGCGTAGACGCCGTCCGCGGTGGCCGCGCCGAGCCCCGCTGCCGCGCCGGCCCGGAACGACCGGGCGCTCAGCCCGGCGATCAGCCCGGCGATCGCTCCGACGGGCACCGCGACGCCATAGCCGGCGATCGCGCCGGCCACGAAATCCCCGGTCATGACAGCGGTACGAACACCGCCCGGCTCGCGGACCCGGTCTGCTGCCGGCCGGCCCCGCAGGAAGCGGCGCTGACAGAAGCCCGGAGTCGCGTCGAAGCGGTCATGCCGTCATGGTGCGGCCCGGTCAGCTATCGACGCCACCGGTTTATCCGTCGTCGCGGCTGCGGTCGCGCCGCCGGAGTCGGCCCGGGTGACGGTAGCGGGGCCGGGGCGGGCCGGCACTGCCGCGCCTCGGCCTCCTTGCTGGGCACGCTGTTGAGGACCCGCTGCGCCCGGTCGTCGATCAGACGGGTCGCCAGCTGCTGGGCGTATCCGAACACCAGGGCGTACGCGAGGATCTGCCGTTGACTGTCGAGCTCGGACAGCCCCGGCACGAAGTCCCCGCCGAGCAGCAGCAGTCCGGCCAGCGCGGTCAGTGCGCCGGTCGGCACCTTCAGGCAGGCCAGCGCCATCGGTACGCCATACGGGGTGGCCGTCCCGCGTACCTTGCGGACCGCGAGCGCGGCGGCCAGCGCACCGCCGAGCACCCCGAGCCCGGCAACGATCAGCACGTCGTTCGTGCCCGGTGCCAGCCCGTCGCCCGAGGGGCACGCGGACCGGGTCGCGTCGGGGTGGAAGCAGAACGGCATCGAGCCGGGGTGCCAGGCGACCAGCCCGACCATCGCGGCGACCAGGACGAAGATCCAGAAGCCGCTGACCAGCAAGATGTTGCGGAAGTCCCGGATGCGCACGTGGGCCTGGTCGGAGGCTTCGTACGCGATGCGCATCGCCTGTTGCACGGCGGTCCGGTCGGGCGCCTGCTCCGGGGGATTCTGCAGCTGCCGGAACACCTCGCGGCGCGGGTCGTCCCGACCGATGAGTGGCTCGGCGCGGGCGAGTACCCGCGGCACGATCGCCTCGACCTGCCGGTCGGACAGCAGGTCCACCATGAACACCTCGGCGGCGTGCAGGTTCTGGTAGGCCCGTTCCACCGATGCACCCCGCCATCGGTCCCAGGGTGTCCGATGGTGGCGAGATCGGCGGGCCGCCTGGCGGGCGGCGTCGAGGAAACCCCCGACGGCTGCCGCCGAGGCGGCCCGGGCGCCGGAGAGTCGCTGATCGGCGGTGGCGATGGCCAGCCGGTGCCGGGTGACCTCGACCCGCACCCAGGTCCGGATGGCCCACTGCTCGGGCCAGGGCTCGTTCCGCCCGCTGCGCATAGAGACCCCCGTCGATCGACTGCGGCAGCTCACCAGTATCGCCGGGCCGTAGCCGGACGGCATCACCCGGGCGACCGCAACCGGACATCGGCCGGCGCCGTGCCGGCTAACGGTGCTGTTCGATGTGGTCCCGGATCTGCTGGGCGAAGCCCTCGGCGGTGTCCAGCTGCTCGCGCAGGGCCTGCACCCGGTTCTGGGCGGCGGTGTGGAACATGGCGAGCCGCTCCTGCAGGGCGGCCCGGTCGTCGCCGGGGGTGCCGGCCCGCAGGGCGTCGAGGATGCTCAGCAGGTCGCGCATCTCCTCCAGGGTGAAGCCGAGCGGCTTCATCCGCTTGACCACCCGCAGCCGGTCGAGGTCGGGCTCGGTGTAGAGGCGGAAGCCGCCCTCGCTGCGCGCCGACGGGACGATCAGGCCGGCCTCCTCGTAGTGCCGGATGGTCCGGATGCTCAACCCGACCCGCTCGGCTGCCTCACCGATCTGCATGCGCCCGTTCATGGGCACAGTGTGCCCGGTGGCCATCAGTGCGCCCCGGCCAGCTTGCCGGTGAGGTTCTCGTGGACCTTGGTGCTGGCCTCGTTCAGGCCGGTGATCTCGACCTGCTTGCCGCGGGACCCGTACTTGCTGGTGATCGCGTCGAGCGCGGCGACCGAGGAGGCGTCCCAGATGTGCGCGCCGCTCATGTCGATGACCACCCGCCCGGGGTCGTGGGCGTAGTCGAACTGGTGGACCAGGTCGTTGCTGGAGGCGAAGAACAGCTCGCCGTGCACGTGGTAGACCCGGGTGCCGCCGTCGGGGTCGAGCACGCTGGTGACGGTGGCGAAGTGCGCGACCTGGCGGGCGAAGACCACCATCGCGGTGAGCACCCCGAGCACGACGCCGATGGCGAGGTTGTGGGTGGCCAGGGTAGCCGTCACGGTGACCAGCATGACGACGATCTCGCCGGCGGGCATGCGCTTGAGGGTGGCCGGGGCGATGCTGTGCCAGTCGAACGTGCCGACCGACACGATGATCATCACGGCGACCAGGGCGGCCATCGGGATCAGGGCGACGATGTCGCCGAGCGCGACGACCAGGATGAGCAGGAAGACGCCGGCCAGGAAGGTGGACAGCCGGGTGCGGGCGCCGGAGGCCTTCACGTTGATCATCGTCTGGCCGATCATGGCGCAGCCGCCCATGCCGCCGAAGAAGCCGGTCACGACGTTCGCGATGCCC includes:
- a CDS encoding TetR/AcrR family transcriptional regulator, translated to MRADAQENHDRVLDVAARTFAREGTGASLKAIAREAGVGIGTVYRRFPTREALVEAVYRQDVDRLCAAAAELAEAQPGAAALREWMERFVDFMAAKRGLGETLRAALTSEADRQHTRDQLRAAIAALLAAGVTRGGVRPGIEPGDLLMSLGGITLIAAEEHQRDLASRLLDLLMVGCLRAPEPH
- a CDS encoding LysE family transporter, with the translated sequence MTGDFVAGAIAGYGVAVPVGAIAGLIAGLSARSFRAGAAAGLGAATADGVYATIAVLGGAAVAGVIAPIATPLRWCGAVVLLVLAARTAWAALSSAPTSREARPATPAAAYLGILGLTLLNPATVVYFAALVLGRGGTGGGGWFVAGAFLASASWQLLVAVSGAAAGRLLTGARARVATALVSSIVIAALAVALVW
- a CDS encoding MerR family transcriptional regulator, with amino-acid sequence MATGHTVPMNGRMQIGEAAERVGLSIRTIRHYEEAGLIVPSARSEGGFRLYTEPDLDRLRVVKRMKPLGFTLEEMRDLLSILDALRAGTPGDDRAALQERLAMFHTAAQNRVQALREQLDTAEGFAQQIRDHIEQHR
- a CDS encoding histidine phosphatase family protein; protein product: MGVVAELILIRHGQSASNVAFPRANAAGLVESGLTGRDTDVELTGLGVRQAQAVGRWLAALPADLVPQVAITSPYLRARETWRIAAETSGLELPPPRTDDRLVDRLLGDLEMLTEAAIRERFPDEPGRHREAGDFRYRPPNGETFSDIAVRLESFLADLNTTWAGRRVVVVAHDSVVLMMRAVIEHLDLDAVAAINQAGSVPNASITRFDGSSGELVLDRYTSVDHLSEV
- a CDS encoding SDR family NAD(P)-dependent oxidoreductase, producing the protein MSARITTPFGATSTAADVIAGVDLTGRRAIVTGGSSGIGAATARALADAGADVTIAVRDPATGGQVTTRRRGRILAAELDLADPASVRRFVAAWTGPLHILVNNAGVMATPETRTSQGWELQFATNHLGHFALALGLHDALAAAGNARVVSVSSVGHVNGEVLFDDVNFERHPYDPWAAYSQSKTANILFAVEAAKRWAPDHIAVNALNPGRIAATNLSRHLVAPPASFDPAGRTGVSVKDVGQGAATSVLLAASPLVEGVTGRYFEDCQEAEPYTPGIRRGVAGYALDPVKAARLWQLSLDQTSDR